From the genome of Verrucomicrobiia bacterium:
GACGCCGCCCTGGTGATCTTGGGGCATGGCTCGACCTTGAACGCGGAGTCGGCCCTGCCCACCTACGAGCATGCCCGGGCGTTGCGGCGGCGGGGTTTGTTTGCGCAGGTGCTGACCGGCTTTTGGAAGCAGGAACCTTCCATTGCCGGCGTGTTGCGCGGAGCGTTTGCGCCGCGGGTCTTCCTGGTGCCGCTGTTCATTTCCGAAGGGTATTTTACGGAGGAAGTCCTTCCCCGCGAGCTGGGTTTGCGGCCGCCCGGTCAGAGTGAGTTTGCGCGCATCCAGCGGCGTGGCCGGCAAACCTTGTACTACACCCGGCCTGTGGGAACGCATGACCGGATGACGGATGTATTATTGGCGCGGGCGCGGGAGGTGGTGGAAGCCCATCCCCCGGCGCCGCCGCCGGCCCAGACGGCCCTTTTCATTGCCGGCCATGGCACCGGCAACAATGAAAACTCGCGCAAAACCATTGAGCGCCAGGCGGAGTTGATTCGCGCCCAGGGGCACTATGCCGCCGTCCATGCCATCTTCATGGAGGAAGAGCCGCGCATTGAGGATTGTTACCGGCTGGCCCCGGTTGAAAACATTGTGGTGGTGCCGTTTTTCATCAGTGACGGACTGCACAGTTACGAGGATATACCCGTGTTGCTGGGGGAGGCGCCGGAGGCGGTTCGGGAGCGATACCGGGCTGGACGCCCCACGTTTCCCAATCCCACCCTGCGCCACGGCAGGCGGGTATGGTACGCGGCGAGCATAGGGCGCGAGCCGTTGATGGCGGAGGTGATCCTGGAGCGGGTGCAGGAAATGGCCGGCCTGGAGCCATCCGTTTAACCCCTTTACCTGCCGCCAATCTGGTTTACATTATAGCGTTCATGATGCACCTCAAAGATTGCAAGCTGCTGGCCGAACTGCCGCCCGCCGAGCTGGCGCAGGTGCAGCAAGTGGCGCGCGAGCTGGCCTTTGCGCCCGGCCAGACGATTTTCAAGGAAGGCGATGAGGGGGACGGCGTCTATCTGGTGCGGGCGGGCGAGGTGGAAATCTCGGCCCTGGTGGGCCAGGGCGAGCGCCGGCCCATCAGCCGGATTGGCCCCGGGGAGATGTTTGGGGAGATGGCGGTGATTGACAGCGAGCCGCGCTCGGCCAGCGCCGCCGCGGTGGGAGAGGTTCTGGTGTGGTTCATTC
Proteins encoded in this window:
- a CDS encoding cobalamin biosynthesis protein CbiX, whose amino-acid sequence is MKNGDYSDAALVILGHGSTLNAESALPTYEHARALRRRGLFAQVLTGFWKQEPSIAGVLRGAFAPRVFLVPLFISEGYFTEEVLPRELGLRPPGQSEFARIQRRGRQTLYYTRPVGTHDRMTDVLLARAREVVEAHPPAPPPAQTALFIAGHGTGNNENSRKTIERQAELIRAQGHYAAVHAIFMEEEPRIEDCYRLAPVENIVVVPFFISDGLHSYEDIPVLLGEAPEAVRERYRAGRPTFPNPTLRHGRRVWYAASIGREPLMAEVILERVQEMAGLEPSV